In Candidatus Delongbacteria bacterium, one genomic interval encodes:
- a CDS encoding MBL fold metallo-hydrolase: protein MQITPYGAAREVTGSMHLLTTDKDRVLLDCGLHQGRRQEATEKNRVMPLDPALVTSVVLSHAHIDHSGRLPLLGVQGFSGRILCTRATAGACEYLLPDAGHIQESDAEYLNYKSVRNALAERARSPRAKALSSRRMKEIKGSLKLGPHKINKEALGTYGRELNVPRVEPLYTQQDAERILRQFEGIPYGQETEVGKGIFCRFEEAGHILGSAQCLLRIQEGGRTRRVIYSGDMGRFGMPILRDPFLQFSPEEREPDLLLMESTYGDREHGPRAELKPLLRSMVEAVTRSRGTLLIPAFAFGRTQLLLYFLHELYKEGAVKRLPVTVDSPLATRLTRVFGEHPEVYDKDARLDFLSRGLNPFDFPELRFVESVEESMELSQRKGAQIVIAASGMCEAGRILHHLRYRIHDSRTLLLLVGYMAEHTLGRRLEDLADHHNGEGRGLVKILGKEYPVRARIEKIDGFSAHGDRNDLLRYLKEGGLRPKRIALVHGEEAQSQAFADTLRGLGHTVVVPRRGESLNLD, encoded by the coding sequence ATGCAGATCACACCGTACGGAGCCGCCCGGGAAGTCACCGGCTCGATGCACCTGCTGACGACGGACAAGGACCGAGTGCTGCTGGATTGCGGCCTGCATCAGGGCCGTCGCCAGGAAGCCACCGAAAAGAACCGGGTGATGCCCCTGGATCCCGCGCTGGTCACCAGCGTGGTGCTCTCCCACGCCCACATCGATCACAGCGGGCGTCTGCCCCTGCTGGGCGTCCAGGGATTCAGCGGCCGCATTCTCTGCACCCGGGCCACCGCGGGAGCCTGCGAGTACCTGCTGCCGGATGCCGGACACATCCAGGAATCGGATGCCGAATACCTCAACTACAAATCCGTGCGCAACGCACTGGCCGAACGGGCGCGCTCCCCACGCGCCAAAGCGCTGAGCAGCCGCCGGATGAAGGAAATCAAGGGCAGTCTGAAACTGGGGCCGCACAAGATCAACAAGGAAGCCCTTGGCACCTATGGCCGCGAACTGAACGTGCCACGCGTCGAGCCGCTCTATACCCAGCAGGACGCCGAGCGCATCCTGCGCCAGTTCGAAGGCATCCCCTACGGCCAGGAGACCGAAGTGGGCAAGGGCATCTTCTGCCGCTTCGAGGAGGCCGGTCACATTCTGGGGTCCGCCCAGTGCCTGCTGCGCATCCAGGAGGGAGGCCGTACCCGGCGCGTGATCTATTCGGGTGACATGGGCCGCTTCGGCATGCCCATTCTGCGTGACCCCTTCCTGCAGTTCAGCCCCGAAGAGCGCGAGCCGGATCTGCTGCTGATGGAATCCACCTACGGCGACCGCGAACACGGCCCGCGCGCCGAACTGAAACCCCTGCTGCGCTCGATGGTGGAAGCGGTCACCCGCAGCCGCGGCACGCTGTTGATTCCGGCCTTCGCCTTCGGACGCACCCAGCTGCTGCTCTATTTCCTGCATGAGCTGTACAAGGAAGGCGCGGTCAAGCGCTTGCCGGTCACCGTGGACAGCCCGCTGGCCACTCGCCTGACACGGGTATTCGGCGAGCATCCCGAAGTGTACGACAAGGACGCCCGTCTGGACTTCCTCTCCCGGGGTCTGAACCCCTTTGACTTTCCCGAACTGCGCTTCGTCGAGTCGGTGGAGGAATCCATGGAGCTCAGCCAGCGCAAGGGAGCCCAGATCGTGATCGCGGCCAGCGGCATGTGCGAAGCGGGGCGCATTCTGCATCACCTGCGCTATCGCATCCACGACTCGCGCACTCTGTTGCTGCTGGTGGGCTACATGGCCGAGCACACCCTGGGCCGCCGCCTGGAGGATCTGGCCGACCACCACAACGGCGAGGGCCGGGGCCTGGTGAAGATTCTGGGCAAGGAATATCCTGTCAGGGCCCGCATCGAGAAGATCGATGGCTTCAGCGCCCACGGAGATCGCAATGATCTGCTGCGCTATCTCAAGGAAGGTGGTCTGCGACCGAAGCGGATCGCGCTCGTGCATGGCGAGGAGGCCCAGTCACAGGCCTTCGCCGACACGCTGCGAGGGCTTGGACACACGGTGGTGGTACCCCGTCGTGGCGAAAGTCTGAATCTGGATTGA
- the pyrE gene encoding orotate phosphoribosyltransferase, with amino-acid sequence MHPESRQALAARIHGLSHIRGDFLLRSGVRSTEYFDKYLFESDPACLSQIAAEMADLLPPPPPSGERLLAGLELGGVPLATLLGQRSGLPVLFVRKQAKEYGTCKLAEGPPFAGRELVLVEDVITSGGAVLDATRALREAGAVVNTVLAVIDRDSGGRANLAAAGLDLRVLYTIHELKQAAAAATESPES; translated from the coding sequence ATGCATCCTGAATCCCGGCAGGCCCTGGCGGCCCGCATACATGGTCTGTCGCACATTCGCGGCGATTTTCTGCTGCGCAGCGGTGTGCGTTCCACGGAGTACTTCGACAAGTACCTCTTCGAGTCCGATCCGGCCTGCCTGAGCCAGATCGCTGCGGAAATGGCCGACTTGCTTCCCCCGCCTCCCCCATCCGGGGAACGGCTGCTGGCCGGGCTGGAGCTGGGCGGAGTCCCGCTGGCCACCCTGCTGGGCCAGCGCAGCGGGCTGCCCGTGCTCTTCGTGCGCAAGCAGGCCAAGGAGTACGGTACCTGCAAGCTGGCCGAAGGGCCGCCCTTCGCCGGTCGCGAGCTGGTGCTGGTGGAGGATGTAATCACCTCCGGCGGAGCCGTGCTGGATGCCACCCGTGCCCTGCGCGAGGCGGGGGCCGTGGTCAACACCGTGCTGGCCGTGATCGATCGCGACTCCGGCGGGCGGGCCAATCTGGCCGCCGCGGGGCTGGATCTGCGAGTGCTGTACACCATTCACGAACTGAAGCAGGCGGCAGCCGCCGCCACAGAGTCACCGGAGTCCTGA
- a CDS encoding enoyl-CoA hydratase/isomerase family protein, which produces MKFETLLLERSDAIARVTINRPEKLNALSHQVFADLDACFHELAADDDLRAVILTGAGDKAFVAGADIAELAEQDPPGGHRTSRYGQAVMNRIEAMSVPVIAAVHGFALGGGCELALSCHVRLAHANARFGQPEVNLGLIPGYGGTQRLTRLIGMGRATELCISARMVDAQEALAIGLVSRVHECWQRNEAGEPLSDAKGRPLPDLTAFLDQVENWARGLLDKAPLAIAGCIEAVRRGASLPLGAALELEQDLFSACFSTADMREGTAAFLEKRKAAFRGR; this is translated from the coding sequence ATGAAATTCGAGACACTGCTGCTGGAACGCAGCGATGCCATCGCCCGGGTCACGATCAATCGCCCCGAGAAACTGAACGCTTTGTCACACCAGGTCTTTGCCGATCTGGATGCCTGCTTTCATGAGCTGGCTGCCGACGACGACCTGCGCGCCGTGATCCTCACCGGTGCCGGCGACAAGGCCTTCGTGGCCGGAGCCGACATTGCCGAACTGGCCGAGCAGGACCCGCCCGGCGGTCACCGCACCTCGCGCTACGGCCAGGCGGTCATGAACCGCATCGAGGCGATGTCCGTGCCCGTGATCGCCGCGGTCCATGGTTTCGCCCTGGGAGGCGGCTGCGAACTGGCCCTGAGTTGCCATGTGCGACTGGCTCACGCCAATGCGCGATTCGGTCAGCCAGAAGTGAATCTGGGCCTGATCCCGGGCTACGGAGGAACCCAGCGCCTGACCCGCCTGATCGGAATGGGCCGGGCCACCGAACTCTGCATCAGCGCTCGGATGGTGGATGCCCAGGAAGCCCTCGCCATCGGTCTGGTCAGCCGGGTGCACGAATGCTGGCAGCGCAACGAAGCGGGCGAACCGCTCAGCGATGCCAAAGGCCGCCCGCTGCCCGATCTGACGGCATTCCTCGATCAAGTGGAGAACTGGGCCCGCGGCCTGCTGGACAAGGCTCCGCTGGCGATCGCCGGATGCATCGAAGCAGTCCGCCGGGGAGCCAGCCTGCCATTGGGTGCAGCGCTGGAGCTGGAACAGGATCTTTTCTCCGCGTGTTTCAGTACGGCCGACATGCGCGAAGGCACGGCAGCATTTCTGGAAAAGCGCAAAGCTGCCTTTCGCGGGCGATGA
- a CDS encoding PorV/PorQ family protein: protein MNRTTLAIAAGITAVALAWPAGVAVAQVSEAAVLWLLISPGSRPSGMGESFVALADDATATWWNPGGLAFQRGRDIRLMHANWLPAFNLNDIYFDFVAGSFYMPNLGGTVGVNVIYMNEGDQTWTNEAGDQLGVITSREYALGVNYGTTINPDLGVGMGLKFIVSDLADGVDVGNQKAGVGYSFALDLGTLYKTRLPFTERPLNLGASLSNFGPEISYADEAQADPLPTNLKLGMALNVWNDPHNEVNFVFDVNKQLVRKSLASVDVNGVRDTNLGNPDDPFDPLNPTGFTRLSLEERQDERADSPDIYTYETDPAYKALFTSWFDEGMKQEFRNYVYNIGCEYWYRAEASNLGQAAFGVRAGYLNDIAGSIKSYTLGSSIQVNLVEFDFSYELSVDPEVYSTPRDKTMRFSLGFNF from the coding sequence ATGAATCGCACTACCCTGGCCATCGCGGCCGGAATCACTGCCGTGGCCCTGGCCTGGCCCGCTGGAGTGGCGGTGGCGCAGGTGTCCGAAGCGGCCGTGCTTTGGCTGCTGATCAGCCCGGGCTCGCGTCCCTCCGGCATGGGTGAAAGTTTCGTGGCCCTGGCCGATGACGCCACCGCCACCTGGTGGAATCCCGGCGGACTGGCCTTCCAGCGTGGCCGCGACATTCGCCTGATGCACGCCAACTGGCTGCCTGCCTTCAACCTGAACGACATCTACTTCGATTTCGTTGCGGGCTCGTTCTACATGCCCAACCTGGGTGGCACGGTGGGCGTGAACGTGATCTACATGAACGAAGGCGACCAGACCTGGACCAACGAAGCCGGCGACCAGCTGGGCGTCATCACCAGCCGTGAATACGCACTGGGCGTGAACTATGGCACCACGATCAACCCCGACCTGGGTGTGGGCATGGGCCTCAAGTTCATCGTGAGCGATCTGGCCGATGGTGTGGACGTGGGCAACCAGAAGGCCGGCGTGGGCTACAGCTTCGCGCTGGATCTGGGCACCCTGTACAAGACCCGGCTGCCCTTCACCGAGCGCCCGCTGAACCTGGGTGCCAGCCTGTCCAACTTCGGCCCCGAAATCTCCTACGCCGACGAAGCCCAGGCCGATCCGCTGCCCACCAACCTGAAGCTGGGCATGGCGCTCAACGTCTGGAACGACCCCCACAACGAAGTCAACTTCGTCTTCGACGTGAACAAGCAGCTGGTGCGCAAGAGCCTGGCCAGCGTGGATGTGAACGGCGTGCGTGACACCAACCTGGGCAACCCGGACGATCCCTTCGATCCACTGAACCCCACCGGATTCACCCGTCTGAGTCTGGAAGAGCGTCAGGACGAACGTGCGGACTCCCCGGATATCTATACCTATGAGACCGATCCTGCCTACAAGGCCCTCTTCACCTCCTGGTTCGACGAGGGCATGAAGCAGGAGTTCCGCAACTACGTATACAACATCGGTTGCGAGTACTGGTACCGTGCCGAAGCTTCCAACCTGGGCCAGGCGGCCTTCGGAGTGCGCGCCGGTTACCTGAACGACATCGCCGGCTCGATCAAGTCCTACACTCTGGGCTCCTCGATCCAGG